One segment of Phragmites australis chromosome 13, lpPhrAust1.1, whole genome shotgun sequence DNA contains the following:
- the LOC133888320 gene encoding aquaporin PIP1-2-like has translation MEGKEEDVRLGANKFSERQPIGTAAQGAEDKDYKEPPPAPLFEPGELKSWSFYRAGIAEFVATFLFLYITILTVMGVSKSSSKCATVGIQGIAWSFGGMIFALVYCTAGISGGHINPAVTFGLFLARKLSLTRALFYIVMQCLGAICGAGVVKGFQQGLYMGNGGGANVVAPGYTKGDGLGAEIVGTFILVYTVFSATDAKRSARDSHVPILAPLPIGFAVFLVHLATIPITGTGINPARSLGAAIIYNRDHAWDDHWIFWVGPFIGAALAAIYHQVVIRAIPFKSRS, from the exons AtggaggggaaggaggaggacgtCCGCCTGGGCGCGAACAAGTTCTCGGAGCGCCAGCCCATCGGCACGGCGGCGCAGGGCGCCGAGGACAAGGACTACAAGGAGCCCCCTCCGGCGCCGCTGTTCGAGCCCGGGGAGCTCAAGTCCTGGTCCTTCTACCGCGCCGGCATCGCCGAGTTTGTGGccaccttcctcttcctctacaTCACCATACTCACCGTCATGGGCGTCTCCAAGTCCAGCTCCAAGTGCGCTACCGTCGGCATCCAGGGCATCGCCTGGTCCTTCGGCGGCATGATCTTCGCCCTCGTCTACTGCACCGCCGGCATCTCCG GTGGACACATCAACCCGGCGGTGACCTTCGGGCTGTTCCTGGCGAGGAAGCTGTCGCTCACCAGGGCGCTCTTCTACATCGTGATGCAGTGCCTGGGCGCCATCTGCGGCGCCGGCGTCGTCAAGGGGTTCCAGCAGGGGCTGTATAtgggcaacggcggcggcgccaaCGTCGTCGCGCCGGGCTACACCAAGGGTGACGGCCTCGGCGCAGAGATTGTCGGCACCTTCATCCTCGTCTACACCGTCTTCTCCGCCACCGACGCCAAGAGGAGCGCCAGGGACTCCCATGTCCCG ATCCTTGCCCCGCTGCCAATTGGGTTCGCAGTGTTTCTGGTCCACCTGGCCACCATCCCCATCACCGGCACCGGCATCAACCCGGCCAGGAGCCTTGGCGCTGCCATCATCTACAATAGGGACCATGCCTGGGATGACCAT TGGATCTTCTGGGTCGGCCCCTTCATCGGCGCTGCCCTGGCTGCCATCTATCACCAGGTGGTCATCAGGGCGATCCCTTTCAAGAGCAGGTCTTAA